One segment of Maridesulfovibrio ferrireducens DNA contains the following:
- a CDS encoding peptidase domain-containing ABC transporter, with amino-acid sequence MDLSYFKEKKGFMSDLWAMPAFIRNSFDLFLASMGINVLSLALPIVLMQVYDRIVPTQATNTLLWLVAGFLCALFLELILRLCRSTITNWMSSRFEHSLSHACVCRWINCVLEDFETDGAGVHLDRLRAVNTLRSFYAGQAFQLMLDLPFAFLFLAVVYFLGGWQVAAYLGSVATLFMIITSFIRSRYSVNRLKQKSQEDRRYNFLVEALSGIHAVKALTLEESMLRRHERLEAEGAQLDYDVIFIGNLPMNIGNLFSQINLFGVLFVGGSLAISGQITLGSLAACTLLSGRFFQPFRSLASFWVRHADIEIAKDQIKNIVNLREEYDLEAPCLPEEIKGKVVLDNISFRRESDGTEIFSELNMTVEDGDMVCINTEGGRPTTELLNIIYGLNSPDSGQVFIDGHGLRDVCHDNYKGRIEYIPQHGTLFNGTIFDNLTLFNPANRQVAMDAASLLQLDNVLSELPLGYETKVGNRLYEFLPTGVIQRICLARALTVRPRLILMDRVNESMDTDSEQLFFWLMSKFKGNCTIIIATGNSTLFSMADSVYSLESGKLKKEVQP; translated from the coding sequence ATGGATTTATCATACTTCAAGGAAAAAAAAGGATTTATGAGCGACCTCTGGGCTATGCCTGCGTTTATTCGTAATTCCTTTGACCTGTTCCTTGCTTCTATGGGGATTAATGTCCTTTCGTTGGCTTTGCCAATAGTTCTGATGCAGGTTTATGACCGAATTGTCCCGACTCAGGCAACTAACACTTTGTTATGGTTGGTTGCAGGTTTTTTATGTGCTCTTTTTCTAGAGCTTATTTTGCGGTTGTGCCGTTCAACGATTACCAACTGGATGTCCTCTCGTTTTGAACATAGCCTGTCTCACGCTTGTGTCTGTCGCTGGATAAATTGTGTGTTGGAGGATTTTGAAACAGACGGGGCCGGGGTACATCTTGACCGTCTGCGTGCAGTGAATACTCTGCGTTCGTTCTATGCCGGACAGGCTTTCCAATTGATGTTGGACCTGCCGTTTGCCTTTCTTTTTCTTGCAGTGGTGTATTTTTTAGGCGGTTGGCAGGTTGCAGCCTACCTTGGTTCTGTCGCGACCCTGTTTATGATCATCACATCTTTTATTCGTAGTCGTTACAGCGTAAACAGGCTTAAGCAAAAGAGTCAGGAAGATCGCCGTTATAACTTTCTTGTCGAGGCTTTGAGCGGAATTCACGCAGTAAAAGCCCTTACCCTTGAAGAGTCCATGCTGCGTCGTCATGAACGGCTTGAGGCAGAAGGGGCGCAGTTGGATTATGATGTGATTTTTATAGGTAATTTGCCCATGAATATCGGTAATCTTTTTTCGCAAATAAACCTCTTCGGAGTCCTTTTTGTGGGCGGGAGTCTGGCAATTTCGGGTCAAATTACTCTAGGTAGCCTTGCAGCCTGTACTTTGCTCAGCGGTAGATTCTTCCAACCTTTCAGGAGTCTTGCTTCTTTCTGGGTTCGCCATGCTGATATTGAGATAGCAAAGGATCAAATCAAAAATATAGTAAATCTACGCGAAGAATATGATCTTGAAGCTCCTTGTCTACCTGAAGAAATCAAGGGGAAAGTCGTTCTGGATAACATTTCATTCAGACGTGAAAGTGATGGAACCGAAATTTTTAGCGAACTTAATATGACTGTTGAAGACGGTGATATGGTTTGCATTAACACAGAGGGGGGTAGACCCACCACGGAGCTGCTCAACATTATTTACGGTTTGAATAGTCCAGATTCCGGGCAGGTATTCATAGATGGACATGGCTTGCGTGACGTATGTCATGATAATTACAAGGGAAGGATTGAATATATTCCCCAGCACGGCACGCTTTTCAACGGAACTATTTTTGATAATCTGACTCTATTCAACCCGGCAAACAGACAGGTGGCAATGGATGCAGCCTCTCTTTTGCAACTTGATAATGTTCTTTCAGAGTTGCCCCTTGGTTATGAAACTAAGGTAGGCAACAGGCTTTATGAATTTTTACCTACTGGAGTAATTCAGCGAATCTGTCTTGCCAGAGCTTTGACTGTTCGTCCCCGGCTTATCCTGATGGATAGAGTAAATGAATCCATGGA